The Fusobacterium russii ATCC 25533 genome includes a region encoding these proteins:
- a CDS encoding transposase, which translates to RNYPKFEGFIKTALKTFKKYFEYIENSLSFSYSNGRIEGVIRKIKVLKNTAYGYRSFLNFKKRILICANL; encoded by the coding sequence AACGCAACTATCCTAAGTTTGAAGGATTTATTAAAACAGCTCTTAAAACATTTAAGAAATATTTTGAATATATTGAAAATTCTCTTTCTTTTTCATATTCAAATGGAAGGATTGAAGGAGTAATAAGGAAAATAAAAGTATTAAAAAATACTGCATATGGCTATAGAAGTTTTCTAAATTTTAAAAAAAGAATATTAATATGCGCTAATCTTTAA